GAGGCTCGAATATTTAAAGCAAAAATTTGGTGTTAATACTTTTATCTTGAATACAGAGGTAGTTGCTCTTTCTGATATTATTATTCTGGCTGTTAAGCCTCAGGTTATGACGGCTGTGTTAGAAGAGATTAAAGATGCTGTGATTCCTCAACAGTTGATTGTGAGCATAGCAGCTGGATATCCTATTGAAAATATAGAGAAGCTCCTTGGAAAGGATAAAAAAATTATTAGAGTTATGCCCAATATTCTTGTTAAGGTTAGTGAAGGGACGATGGCTTTTAGCCCGAACATTAATGTTTCTGACGAGGAAGTGTCACTGTTTAAAGGACTGTTTAGTGTTGCAGGTGAAGTTATAAAGGTTGAAGAAAAGTTAATGGATGCTGTTACCGGTCTTTCTGGAAGCGGTCCTGCTTTTGTATTCTTAGTTATTGAAGCACTGGCAGATGGTGGGGTTAGAACAGGTTTGCCAAGAGATATTGCTTTGAAATTGGCAGCACAAACTGTAAAGGGCTCTGCTGAAATGGTTTTGAGAGGGGAGCATCCTGAAGTCTTGAAGGATAGTGTTATTTCTCCTGCTGGAACGACGGCTGAAGGTATTGCAAAGTTGGAGGAGAAGGGTGTCCGTTCGGCATTTATAGAAGCGGTTTTTGCAGCTTTTAGACGTTCAAAAGAGATCTCCGAACTTATAAAGAAGTGGTGATGAAAAAGACAAGACCGGAAAAAAGATTTTATAGACGATTTGTTGCCAATAAAGGTATTTCTTTTGAAATAGGTGTTGGTGAGAGTGATTTGTGGATCTATCTACCGGAGATATTTGCAGTTCCTGAAAATCTTAAAAAGAAACTTTTAGATTATCTTATTCTACTGCGCAGGCAGATTGAATCTTATATAGAGCAGAATCCTGATTTTTATTCAAGTCTTGTTCCTATATCTGTTGATTATGTACTTCTGCCAGAAATCATTAAGAAAATGTTGATTGCTTCTTCTAAAGTTGGTGTTGGTCCTATGGCTGGTGTAGCTGGTGCTATTAATTACTTTATGGGAAAGAAGTTGGAAGAGTTGGGATTTAATCAATACGTAATTGAAAATGGTGGAGATGTTTTAATTTCTTCAAATAGAGAGAGAGTGCTAAAACTTTATACCGGAAACTCTAGGATAGATGAAACCATAGGTTTGAAAATTCTGCCAGGGAAATGGGGAGTTTGTAGTTCGTCAAGTAAAATCGGTCATTCTTTAAGCTTTGGTAATACTTTGATAGCTACGGTTATAGCAGAAGATGTTGTTGTATCTGATTGTGCGGCAACTTTTATGGCTAACAGTAGAACTGTTGAGATGTTTAAAAAAAATGCTAAAGAACTTGTCAGAAAACAAATTGTTTCCGGAGTTTTCGGTTTTATTGAGAATAAAGTTGTTATAGTTGG
The sequence above is a segment of the Desulfurobacterium indicum genome. Coding sequences within it:
- the proC gene encoding pyrroline-5-carboxylate reductase, whose protein sequence is MNARVGFIGGGKMAEALIESIIASNKVKSCNINVSDVSEERLEYLKQKFGVNTFILNTEVVALSDIIILAVKPQVMTAVLEEIKDAVIPQQLIVSIAAGYPIENIEKLLGKDKKIIRVMPNILVKVSEGTMAFSPNINVSDEEVSLFKGLFSVAGEVIKVEEKLMDAVTGLSGSGPAFVFLVIEALADGGVRTGLPRDIALKLAAQTVKGSAEMVLRGEHPEVLKDSVISPAGTTAEGIAKLEEKGVRSAFIEAVFAAFRRSKEISELIKKW
- a CDS encoding UPF0280 family protein — translated: MKKTRPEKRFYRRFVANKGISFEIGVGESDLWIYLPEIFAVPENLKKKLLDYLILLRRQIESYIEQNPDFYSSLVPISVDYVLLPEIIKKMLIASSKVGVGPMAGVAGAINYFMGKKLEELGFNQYVIENGGDVLISSNRERVLKLYTGNSRIDETIGLKILPGKWGVCSSSSKIGHSLSFGNTLIATVIAEDVVVSDCAATFMANSRTVEMFKKNAKELVRKQIVSGVFGFIENKVVIVGKVDLVKIKV